Proteins encoded within one genomic window of Bacillus sp. 1NLA3E:
- a CDS encoding DEAD/DEAH box helicase, protein MSKNGFEDYNLSDEINRALTLLKYETPTEVQCEVLPLAMQKQDLVVKSQTGSGKTASFGIPICEMIEWDEKKPQALILTPTRELAAQVREDITNIGRFKRIKAIAVYGKEPFSKQKEELKQKTHVVVGTPGRVMDHIERETLHLDQVKYLIIDEADEMLNMGFIDEVEAIIKELPANRVTMVFSATLPTDVENLCHEYMENPIHIEIAASGVTTDTIEHSLIEVKEEEKITLLKDVTVVENPDSCLIFCRTKEHVDSVYTALEAANYSCERLHGGLDQEDRFAVMDGFKMGNFRYLVATDVAARGIDIDNVTLVINYDVPMEKEGYVHRTGRTGRAGNKGKAITFATPYEGKFVRGIERYIGFEIEKAEAPGSEEVAAGKRAFEEKLSGRRVVRNNKTARINKDIMKLHFNGGKNKKIRAVDFVGTIAKIPGVTADDIGIITIQDNLSYVDILNGKGSQVLQALENTTIKGKKLKVSKALK, encoded by the coding sequence ATGAGTAAAAATGGATTTGAAGATTACAATTTAAGTGATGAAATCAATAGAGCATTGACATTGTTAAAGTATGAAACACCCACAGAGGTGCAGTGTGAGGTCTTACCATTAGCAATGCAAAAGCAGGATCTTGTCGTAAAATCACAAACAGGCAGTGGTAAGACTGCATCCTTTGGTATCCCGATTTGCGAGATGATTGAATGGGACGAAAAAAAGCCACAGGCATTAATTCTTACTCCTACTAGAGAGCTTGCCGCGCAAGTTCGCGAAGATATCACCAATATCGGAAGGTTTAAACGGATTAAAGCCATTGCCGTTTATGGAAAAGAACCCTTCTCTAAACAAAAAGAAGAATTAAAACAAAAAACTCATGTCGTAGTTGGAACCCCAGGAAGGGTTATGGACCACATCGAAAGAGAAACCCTACATTTAGACCAAGTAAAGTATCTTATTATAGATGAAGCAGATGAAATGCTAAATATGGGGTTTATCGACGAAGTTGAAGCGATCATCAAAGAGCTTCCTGCAAACAGAGTAACGATGGTCTTCTCTGCTACATTACCTACTGATGTTGAAAATCTCTGCCATGAATATATGGAAAATCCGATTCATATCGAGATTGCCGCTTCAGGGGTTACCACGGATACTATTGAGCATAGCTTAATCGAAGTGAAAGAAGAAGAAAAAATCACCCTTCTTAAAGATGTAACTGTTGTAGAAAACCCGGACAGCTGTCTTATTTTTTGCCGAACAAAAGAGCATGTCGATTCAGTGTATACCGCATTGGAAGCAGCCAATTATTCTTGTGAGAGACTCCATGGCGGATTAGACCAGGAAGATCGGTTTGCTGTTATGGATGGTTTCAAAATGGGGAATTTTCGTTATTTAGTGGCCACTGATGTAGCTGCACGAGGAATTGATATTGATAATGTGACACTTGTTATTAACTATGACGTCCCTATGGAAAAAGAGGGATATGTGCACCGAACAGGACGTACTGGGCGTGCTGGAAATAAAGGTAAAGCAATAACTTTTGCGACCCCTTATGAAGGGAAATTTGTTAGAGGAATTGAAAGATACATTGGCTTTGAGATAGAGAAAGCGGAAGCTCCTGGATCAGAGGAAGTCGCTGCAGGTAAAAGAGCATTCGAAGAAAAACTAAGCGGCCGCCGTGTAGTAAGAAATAATAAAACAGCTCGAATAAACAAAGATATCATGAAACTCCATTTCAACGGTGGAAAAAACAAAAAGATTCGAGCGGTAGATTTTGTGGGAACGATTGCTAAAATTCCAGGAGTCACAGCAGATGATATCGGCATCATCACCATCCAAGATAATTTGTCTTATGTCGATATTCTTAATGGTAAGGGCTCACAAGTACTTCAAGCTTTAGAGAATACCACCATCAAAGGAAAGAAGCTGAAAGTCAGCAAGGCACTAAAATAA
- a CDS encoding AAA domain-containing protein has product MTTTKTYINEWQQALQNEIVHLKKYGGNRFIVMNGRLLSSDGPFSYYFDTAMPLRIPVGSTIRLEWGGLKSSGRVLSAEGKGVILALEQTFGELIPEAFLLHDPWELLEQLIERFDGIKKNKRKRLRVNKLMNPSMEAKHPVEKIKSNVHELVLRSKYNPVTFVWGPPGTGKTYTLARVAANKYFQKKRVLILSHSNQAVDVLLGEISTFVKKKDRFCEGELLRYGTNTGETLAAHNGITTNQLIEKQDPKLAEDKEKLFEERRHLKQDLSLSFSKRDSNALLELETKIARVLEKIRQREIQFLKEALIVGTTLAKAASDSVVYENDFDVVILDEASMAYVPQAAFAATLGKRVIICGDFKQLPPIASSRDPLVAKWLKEDVFHRAGVVDWLNDYKLHPHLFLLKEQRRMHPDISAFTNQYIYHSLVGDHESVLKSRNRIVGQSPFPERAAVLLDTSFTGLHCISDRVSNSRFNLWQLLLSFQLVHEAYLGGAKSIGYVTPYRAQANLMELLLEDLYEQERHEADIIAATVHRFQGSERDVMIFDTVDSGPQNRPGMLLTGKESERLINVAITRTKGKFLHVSNCDFIKQHVYRGKTLSQLVDHQVGHNQRITTKKIGSWIQNQHRSLQWIHARKLEQVFRDIETARSTIVISLPEQTVLSEEWKAKLINRDKLVKLTIISKQKWVGLQLNEWVEDSVPFPFIMIDSRIFWLGLPLEGARGVQPPYVAARLDSGKVCEHFLGQFISFQNK; this is encoded by the coding sequence ATGACAACTACGAAAACGTATATAAACGAATGGCAGCAAGCACTGCAAAATGAAATCGTTCATTTGAAAAAGTATGGCGGAAACAGGTTTATCGTAATGAATGGTAGGCTATTATCTAGCGACGGTCCGTTTAGCTATTATTTTGATACAGCCATGCCACTAAGGATTCCAGTTGGCTCAACGATAAGACTGGAATGGGGAGGTTTGAAAAGTAGTGGACGAGTGCTTTCCGCCGAGGGAAAAGGGGTCATTCTGGCACTTGAGCAAACCTTTGGAGAACTCATCCCAGAGGCGTTTTTATTGCATGACCCATGGGAGCTGCTGGAACAGTTGATTGAGCGGTTTGATGGGATTAAAAAAAATAAACGGAAGCGATTAAGAGTAAATAAATTGATGAATCCTTCAATGGAAGCGAAGCATCCCGTTGAAAAAATTAAGAGCAATGTCCATGAACTAGTCCTGAGGTCAAAATACAACCCGGTCACCTTCGTTTGGGGACCACCTGGTACAGGTAAAACGTATACACTTGCACGAGTAGCCGCTAATAAATATTTTCAAAAGAAGCGGGTGTTGATTCTGTCGCATAGCAATCAGGCCGTTGATGTCTTGCTGGGCGAAATTTCAACTTTTGTTAAAAAGAAAGACCGATTTTGTGAGGGAGAGCTGCTTCGCTATGGAACCAATACAGGTGAAACTCTTGCTGCTCACAACGGAATTACCACAAACCAACTGATTGAAAAGCAGGACCCGAAACTAGCAGAAGACAAAGAAAAACTATTCGAAGAAAGACGTCATTTAAAACAAGATTTGTCCCTTTCTTTTAGTAAGCGAGATTCAAATGCTTTATTGGAACTTGAAACAAAGATAGCTAGAGTGCTGGAAAAAATCCGGCAACGAGAAATTCAGTTCTTAAAAGAAGCGTTAATCGTGGGTACGACTCTTGCAAAAGCAGCAAGTGATAGCGTAGTATACGAAAATGACTTTGACGTGGTTATTCTTGATGAAGCCAGTATGGCCTATGTTCCTCAGGCAGCTTTTGCAGCAACACTAGGAAAAAGAGTTATTATTTGCGGGGATTTCAAACAATTACCGCCCATCGCTTCAAGCAGGGATCCGCTTGTTGCAAAATGGCTGAAAGAGGATGTCTTCCATAGGGCAGGAGTAGTTGATTGGCTGAACGACTACAAGCTTCATCCACATCTCTTCTTATTAAAAGAACAGCGGAGAATGCATCCTGACATTTCAGCATTCACGAACCAGTATATTTACCACTCGCTGGTTGGTGATCACGAAAGTGTTCTTAAAAGTAGAAATAGGATTGTTGGGCAAAGTCCGTTCCCTGAACGGGCAGCCGTACTTTTGGATACGAGTTTTACCGGCTTACATTGTATTAGCGATCGAGTTTCGAATTCGCGGTTCAATTTATGGCAGTTGCTGTTATCATTTCAATTGGTTCATGAAGCGTACCTTGGTGGTGCTAAATCGATTGGGTATGTGACACCTTACCGTGCCCAGGCAAATTTGATGGAGTTGTTGTTGGAAGACTTATATGAACAGGAGCGACATGAAGCTGATATTATTGCCGCAACTGTACACAGGTTCCAAGGAAGCGAACGGGATGTCATGATTTTTGATACGGTGGATAGTGGACCACAGAATCGTCCAGGCATGTTGTTGACGGGTAAGGAAAGTGAGCGGTTGATTAACGTGGCGATTACACGAACAAAGGGCAAGTTTCTACACGTCAGCAATTGCGATTTTATTAAGCAACATGTTTACCGGGGTAAAACGCTAAGCCAGCTTGTCGATCATCAAGTAGGGCACAACCAGCGGATTACCACCAAAAAAATTGGATCATGGATTCAAAACCAGCACCGAAGCTTACAGTGGATTCATGCCCGCAAATTAGAGCAAGTTTTTCGGGATATAGAAACCGCCCGTTCAACGATTGTCATTTCCCTACCAGAGCAAACGGTTTTATCTGAAGAATGGAAGGCGAAGCTGATTAATAGAGATAAACTTGTGAAATTAACCATCATTTCGAAGCAGAAATGGGTGGGACTACAACTAAATGAATGGGTGGAGGATAGTGTTCCCTTTCCATTTATCATGATCGACAGCCGGATTTTCTGGCTGGGGCTGCCGCTGGAGGGGGCAAGGGGAGTTCAGCCACCATACGTTGCCGCTAGATTGGATTCCGGAAAAGTTTGCGAACACTTTTTAGGTCAGTTTATTAGCTTTCAAAATAAATAA